A DNA window from Xanthomonas campestris pv. campestris str. ATCC 33913 contains the following coding sequences:
- a CDS encoding serine hydrolase domain-containing protein, with product MAVGLFGALLPLALSSTAQTPALTANSLQPATAAQSPTAPLPYRTSLPASSVLAPAAGFDVPSFESMADQLTYGNRVPGMAMAIVQGGKVLSARGYGVTDVNHPQPVDGHTVFRLASLSKAFAGTMAGLLVNDGVLRWDSKVVDYVPGFQLSDSTATRQLTVAEVLSHRVGLTRNAYDRDIESNADYYSLSHKLAAAPLRCAPGDCYAYQNVAFSLVGDVVFAASGSFYEQSVERRIFKPLGMNDASMGLAGIQASPHWARPHVRSRNGWVSLTPKPTYYRLAPAAGVNASASDMAQWLLAHTGHRTDVLPAPLLATLHAPLISTPGEMRSGWRHERVDAASYALGWRVFDYAGHQVIFHAGAVQGYRGLVALLPERDLGIAIMWNGESGLPSGMLPTILDRALGLPAKRWLDIDVDGDFGSENMLAERPDPAGKGASSGKSVASPR from the coding sequence TTGGCCGTTGGGCTGTTCGGGGCATTGCTGCCTCTGGCGCTTTCTTCCACCGCGCAGACCCCTGCCCTGACTGCCAATAGCTTGCAGCCGGCGACCGCCGCGCAGTCGCCCACTGCTCCGTTGCCTTACCGCACGTCGCTGCCTGCCAGCAGCGTGCTGGCGCCTGCCGCTGGCTTCGATGTGCCTTCGTTCGAGTCGATGGCCGACCAGCTCACCTACGGCAACCGCGTACCTGGCATGGCGATGGCCATCGTGCAGGGCGGCAAGGTGCTCAGCGCGCGCGGCTATGGCGTCACCGACGTCAATCATCCGCAGCCTGTCGACGGCCACACCGTGTTCCGGCTGGCGTCGTTGTCCAAGGCATTTGCCGGCACCATGGCCGGGCTGCTGGTCAACGACGGCGTGCTGCGCTGGGACAGCAAGGTGGTGGACTACGTCCCCGGCTTCCAGCTCAGCGACTCCACTGCCACCCGTCAGCTCACCGTAGCCGAAGTCCTCAGCCACCGCGTCGGCCTGACCCGCAACGCCTACGACCGCGACATCGAATCCAACGCCGACTACTACTCGCTCAGCCACAAGCTGGCAGCCGCGCCACTGCGCTGCGCGCCTGGCGATTGCTATGCCTACCAGAACGTCGCCTTCAGCCTGGTCGGTGATGTGGTGTTCGCGGCATCGGGCAGCTTCTATGAGCAATCAGTGGAGCGCCGCATCTTCAAGCCGCTGGGCATGAACGATGCCAGCATGGGCCTGGCCGGTATCCAGGCCAGCCCGCATTGGGCACGCCCGCATGTGCGCAGCCGCAATGGCTGGGTGTCGCTGACGCCCAAGCCGACCTACTACCGCCTGGCACCGGCCGCCGGCGTCAATGCCAGCGCCAGCGACATGGCGCAGTGGCTGCTCGCCCACACCGGGCATCGCACCGACGTCCTGCCTGCGCCGCTGCTGGCGACATTGCACGCACCGCTGATCTCCACACCGGGCGAAATGCGCTCGGGCTGGCGCCACGAGCGCGTGGACGCAGCCAGCTATGCACTGGGCTGGCGCGTGTTCGACTACGCCGGGCATCAGGTGATCTTCCACGCCGGCGCCGTGCAGGGCTATCGCGGCCTGGTGGCGTTGCTGCCCGAACGCGACCTCGGCATTGCCATCATGTGGAACGGCGAAAGCGGCCTGCCCTCGGGCATGCTGCCGACCATCCTGGATCGCGCGCTTGGCCTGCCGGCCAAGCGTTGGCTGGATATCGATGTGGACGGCGACTTCGGCAGCGAGAACATGCTGGCCGAGCGTCCGGATCCTGCCGGTAAGGGCGCCTCGTCCGGCAAGTCGGTGGCATCGCCGCGCTGA
- the gcvH gene encoding glycine cleavage system protein GcvH gives MSEIPGDLKFLKSHEWARVEGNGRVTVGISDHAQGLLGDLVYVELPAVGDTVQAGNGAAVVESVKAASDVYSPVTGTVVEVNASLSDKPETINEDAYGEGWIFVVEIDDKEQLNELLAPDDYAELLEDDAH, from the coding sequence ATGAGCGAGATCCCTGGCGACCTCAAGTTCCTCAAATCCCACGAGTGGGCCCGCGTCGAAGGCAATGGCCGCGTCACCGTCGGTATCTCCGACCACGCGCAAGGCTTGCTGGGTGACCTGGTCTACGTCGAACTGCCAGCCGTTGGCGACACCGTCCAGGCTGGCAACGGCGCTGCGGTGGTGGAGTCGGTCAAGGCCGCCTCCGACGTCTACAGCCCGGTCACCGGCACGGTCGTCGAGGTCAATGCCTCGCTGAGCGACAAGCCGGAAACCATCAATGAAGACGCGTACGGCGAAGGCTGGATCTTCGTGGTGGAGATCGACGACAAGGAACAGCTCAACGAACTGCTGGCCCCGGACGATTACGCCGAGCTGCTGGAAGACGACGCGCACTGA
- the gcvT gene encoding glycine cleavage system aminomethyltransferase GcvT translates to MTQKTILNDTHRALGAKMVDFGGWDMPIHYGSQIDEHHQVRRDAGMFDVSHMTVVDLHGVRVREFLRYLLANSVDKLKVSGKALYTCMLNPQGGVIDDLIVYFMQEEFFRLVVNAATRDKDLQWIGEQAARFEVRVKERADFAMIAVQGPNARSKVIDLLDPADASAASKLGRFAALQTRTRDGVALFLARTGYTGEDGFEIVLPQADAVAFWNALLAHGVAPAGLGARDTLRLEAGMNLYGQDMDDNVTPYEAALAWTITLDEGRDFIGRSVLESQKAQGAPRQMIGVVMDEKGVLRHGQKVLSAGGEGEILSGTFSPTLGKAIAFARVPAGSIDDLRVDIRGKQVPLRAVKFPFVRDGQAQPGVLGA, encoded by the coding sequence ATGACCCAGAAGACCATCCTCAACGACACCCATCGCGCGCTCGGCGCCAAGATGGTCGACTTCGGCGGTTGGGACATGCCGATCCACTACGGCTCGCAGATCGACGAACACCACCAGGTGCGTCGCGACGCCGGCATGTTCGACGTCAGCCACATGACCGTGGTCGATCTGCACGGCGTGCGCGTGCGCGAGTTCTTGCGCTACCTGCTGGCCAATTCGGTCGACAAGCTCAAGGTCTCCGGCAAGGCCTTGTACACCTGCATGCTCAACCCGCAGGGTGGCGTGATCGACGACCTGATCGTGTACTTCATGCAGGAAGAGTTTTTCCGCCTGGTGGTCAACGCCGCCACCCGCGACAAGGACCTGCAGTGGATCGGCGAACAGGCCGCACGCTTCGAGGTGCGCGTGAAAGAACGCGCCGACTTCGCCATGATCGCGGTGCAGGGACCGAACGCGCGCAGCAAGGTGATCGACCTGCTCGACCCCGCCGACGCTAGCGCTGCGAGCAAGCTCGGCCGCTTCGCTGCGCTGCAGACGCGCACGCGCGATGGCGTTGCGTTGTTCCTCGCGCGCACCGGCTACACCGGTGAGGACGGTTTTGAAATTGTGTTGCCGCAGGCTGATGCGGTCGCGTTCTGGAATGCGCTGCTCGCGCATGGCGTGGCGCCTGCCGGCCTGGGCGCGCGCGACACCTTGCGTCTGGAAGCGGGCATGAATCTCTACGGCCAGGACATGGACGACAACGTCACTCCGTACGAAGCCGCGCTGGCCTGGACCATCACGCTCGACGAAGGCCGCGACTTCATCGGCCGCAGCGTGCTGGAGTCGCAGAAAGCGCAGGGCGCACCCCGCCAGATGATCGGCGTGGTCATGGACGAGAAGGGCGTGCTGCGTCACGGCCAGAAGGTGCTCAGCGCAGGCGGCGAAGGCGAGATCCTGTCCGGCACGTTCTCGCCCACCCTGGGCAAGGCCATTGCCTTTGCACGCGTGCCGGCCGGCAGCATCGACGACCTGCGCGTGGACATCCGTGGCAAGCAGGTGCCCTTGCGCGCGGTGAAGTTTCCGTTTGTGCGCGATGGCCAGGCCCAGCCCGGCGTACTCGGCGCGTAA
- a CDS encoding NfeD family protein, giving the protein MRWDVVAWAVLALLLIAAETLAPGAFLLWMGIAAAAVCVLVLAVPGTSVLLQIVAFVVLSFVAIQVYRTWFRGKGRQSDRPLLNRRAEQLIGRSVLLDQAIVDGRGRAKVDDAFWVVSGPDLPAGALVRIVAVDGMTLQVQPNT; this is encoded by the coding sequence ATGCGCTGGGACGTGGTCGCCTGGGCAGTGCTGGCCCTGCTGTTGATCGCCGCCGAGACGCTGGCGCCCGGCGCGTTTCTGCTGTGGATGGGCATCGCGGCCGCAGCGGTGTGCGTGCTGGTGCTGGCCGTGCCCGGCACCTCGGTACTGTTGCAGATCGTGGCATTCGTGGTGCTCAGCTTCGTGGCCATCCAGGTGTATCGCACCTGGTTCCGCGGCAAGGGCCGGCAGAGTGATCGGCCCTTGCTCAACCGGCGCGCCGAACAGTTGATCGGCCGCAGTGTGCTGCTGGATCAGGCGATCGTTGACGGACGTGGCCGCGCTAAGGTGGACGATGCGTTCTGGGTAGTGAGTGGCCCGGATCTTCCCGCCGGTGCGCTGGTGCGCATCGTTGCGGTCGACGGCATGACCCTGCAGGTGCAGCCCAACACCTGA
- a CDS encoding SPFH domain-containing protein, producing the protein MFPTSFLAIVVLVAGVIVLFKTVRMVPQGFEWTVERFGRYTHTMTPGLHFLIPVVYGVGRKINMMEQVLDVPSQDVITKDNAVVRVDGVVFFQVLDAAKAAYEVSNLEIASIALVQTNIRTVIGSMDLDESLSQRETINAQLLSVVDQATNPWGIKVTRIEIRDIQPPRDLIDSMARQMKAEREKRAQILEAEGSRQSEILRAEGEKQAAVLEAEGRKEAAFRDAEARERLAEAEAKATQVVSDAIAQGSVQAINYFVAQKYVEAFKALATAPNQKFVLMPMESSGIIGSIAGIAELAKEALGKPDAPVVHVPPLPPRAGG; encoded by the coding sequence ATGTTTCCAACATCGTTCTTGGCAATCGTGGTTCTGGTCGCTGGCGTCATCGTGCTGTTCAAGACGGTGCGCATGGTGCCGCAGGGATTTGAGTGGACCGTGGAGCGCTTCGGCCGCTACACCCACACGATGACGCCGGGCCTGCATTTCCTGATTCCGGTGGTCTACGGCGTGGGCCGCAAGATCAACATGATGGAACAGGTGCTCGACGTGCCCAGCCAGGACGTCATCACCAAGGACAACGCGGTGGTGCGCGTGGACGGCGTGGTGTTCTTCCAGGTGCTGGACGCGGCCAAGGCCGCCTATGAAGTGTCGAATCTGGAAATCGCCAGCATCGCGCTGGTGCAGACCAATATCCGCACGGTGATCGGTTCGATGGACCTGGACGAATCGCTCAGCCAGCGCGAAACCATCAACGCTCAGCTGCTCAGCGTGGTCGACCAGGCCACCAACCCGTGGGGCATCAAGGTCACCCGTATCGAGATCCGCGACATCCAGCCGCCGCGCGACCTGATCGATTCGATGGCGCGGCAGATGAAGGCCGAGCGCGAGAAGCGCGCGCAGATTCTCGAAGCCGAAGGCTCGCGTCAATCGGAAATCCTGCGTGCCGAAGGCGAGAAGCAGGCCGCCGTGCTCGAAGCCGAAGGCCGCAAGGAAGCCGCGTTCCGCGATGCCGAGGCACGCGAGCGCCTGGCCGAGGCCGAAGCCAAAGCCACCCAGGTGGTGTCCGATGCGATCGCACAGGGCAGCGTGCAGGCCATCAACTATTTCGTTGCGCAGAAGTATGTGGAAGCGTTCAAGGCACTGGCCACCGCGCCCAACCAGAAGTTCGTGCTGATGCCGATGGAATCCAGCGGCATCATCGGCTCCATCGCCGGCATCGCCGAGCTGGCCAAGGAGGCCTTAGGCAAGCCCGACGCGCCGGTGGTGCACGTGCCGCCACTACCGCCGCGCGCGGGAGGCTGA
- a CDS encoding YnfA family protein has product MSVALTTLLLFVATAVAELVGCYLPYLWLRKGGSVWLLLPAALSLAVFVWLLTLHPAASGRVYAAYGGVYIATALLWLWWVDRVTPTRWDLLGAGCCLLGMAIIMFSPRSG; this is encoded by the coding sequence GTGAGCGTGGCGCTGACCACGCTGCTGTTGTTCGTGGCCACCGCGGTGGCCGAATTGGTGGGTTGCTACCTTCCTTATCTTTGGCTGCGCAAAGGCGGCAGCGTGTGGCTGCTGTTGCCGGCGGCACTCAGCCTGGCGGTGTTCGTCTGGTTGTTGACCTTGCACCCGGCCGCCAGCGGCCGCGTGTATGCGGCCTATGGTGGCGTCTACATCGCCACCGCACTGCTGTGGCTGTGGTGGGTGGACCGGGTGACGCCCACGCGGTGGGATCTGCTCGGCGCCGGCTGCTGCCTGCTGGGCATGGCCATCATCATGTTCTCGCCGCGCTCCGGTTGA
- the mazG gene encoding nucleoside triphosphate pyrophosphohydrolase has translation MSQPPSSGDIAHLLQLMARLRDREQGCPWDVEQTFATIAPYTIEEAYEVADAIDRHDLPGLQDELGDLLLQVVFHAQMASEQGAFGFADVVASISDKLVRRHPHVFGAQQVDGAQAVSVNWEQIKREERRAAGEKDSSALAGIARGLPEWQRATKLQSRAARVGFDWPGPAPVLEKLQEEIDELRVEFARGPVADNQARLEDELGDVLFVCANLARHAKVNVGAALRHANLKFERRFRAMEAYAQADGTALDALSLSEQEALWQRVKRDEPAAQ, from the coding sequence ATGAGCCAACCTCCTTCCAGCGGCGATATCGCGCACCTGCTGCAGCTGATGGCGCGCCTGCGCGACCGCGAGCAGGGCTGCCCGTGGGATGTCGAACAGACCTTCGCCACGATTGCGCCGTACACCATCGAAGAAGCCTACGAAGTGGCCGACGCGATCGATCGCCACGACCTGCCCGGCCTGCAGGACGAATTGGGCGACCTGTTGTTGCAGGTGGTCTTCCACGCGCAGATGGCGTCCGAGCAAGGTGCCTTCGGGTTTGCCGACGTGGTCGCCAGCATCAGCGACAAGCTGGTGCGTCGCCATCCGCATGTCTTCGGCGCGCAGCAGGTGGATGGCGCGCAGGCGGTGAGCGTCAACTGGGAACAGATCAAGCGCGAGGAGCGCCGTGCGGCGGGAGAGAAAGACAGTTCCGCGCTGGCCGGCATCGCACGCGGGCTGCCGGAGTGGCAGCGTGCCACCAAGCTGCAGTCGCGCGCGGCGCGGGTCGGTTTCGACTGGCCCGGCCCGGCGCCGGTGCTGGAAAAACTGCAGGAAGAAATCGATGAGCTGCGCGTGGAGTTTGCGCGTGGCCCGGTCGCCGATAACCAGGCGCGACTGGAAGACGAGTTGGGCGATGTGCTGTTTGTCTGCGCCAACCTGGCCCGGCACGCCAAGGTGAATGTTGGCGCGGCGTTGCGCCACGCCAACCTGAAATTCGAGCGTCGCTTCCGCGCGATGGAGGCATATGCCCAGGCCGACGGTACCGCGCTGGACGCGCTATCGCTGAGCGAACAGGAAGCGTTGTGGCAACGCGTCAAGCGTGACGAGCCCGCCGCGCAGTGA
- the cysQ gene encoding 3'(2'),5'-bisphosphate nucleotidase CysQ — protein MIRIPMELRETVIAIARQAGDAIMEVYAQDFAVEIKADASPLTQADLAANRVIVEGLRRVTPDVPVLSEESVHVAWEERQYWTSYWLVDPLDGTREFVKRNGEFSVNIALIHMGAPVLGVVQAPVDGRVWYAARGENAYRRDGDRDEMLHSRTPAAAPLRVAASRSHRDARTAAALERMGQIDVVAQGSSLKFCRIAEGELDVYPRFGPTSEWDTAAGQCVLHAAGGALLAAGTGKPFRYNRRDTLLNGDFIALGDPGLPWRDWLV, from the coding sequence ATGATCCGCATCCCGATGGAATTGCGCGAGACCGTGATCGCGATCGCGCGCCAGGCCGGCGACGCCATCATGGAGGTGTACGCGCAGGATTTCGCTGTCGAGATCAAGGCCGACGCCAGCCCGTTGACCCAGGCCGACCTGGCCGCCAACCGCGTCATCGTGGAAGGCTTGCGCCGGGTCACGCCGGATGTGCCGGTGTTGTCGGAAGAGTCTGTCCACGTGGCCTGGGAAGAACGCCAGTACTGGACCAGCTATTGGCTGGTCGACCCGCTGGATGGCACGCGCGAGTTCGTCAAGCGCAACGGCGAGTTCAGCGTCAACATCGCCCTGATCCACATGGGCGCGCCGGTGCTCGGCGTAGTGCAGGCGCCGGTCGATGGACGGGTCTGGTATGCGGCGCGCGGTGAGAACGCCTACCGCCGCGATGGCGACCGCGACGAAATGCTGCATTCGCGCACGCCCGCTGCTGCCCCGCTGCGGGTCGCCGCCAGCCGCTCGCATCGCGATGCACGCACAGCCGCAGCGCTGGAACGCATGGGCCAGATCGACGTGGTGGCGCAGGGTTCCTCATTGAAGTTCTGCCGCATCGCCGAAGGCGAGCTGGATGTGTACCCGCGCTTCGGTCCCACCTCCGAGTGGGACACCGCCGCTGGCCAGTGCGTGCTGCATGCCGCCGGTGGCGCGTTGCTCGCGGCCGGCACCGGCAAGCCGTTCCGCTACAACCGCCGCGACACCTTGCTCAATGGCGACTTCATCGCCCTGGGCGACCCCGGCCTGCCGTGGCGCGACTGGCTGGTGTAA
- the nudE gene encoding ADP compounds hydrolase NudE yields the protein MSTRLPTIHKITDLGEGPFRRQQLDLEFSNGERRLYERQLSQGHGAVVVVPMLDAQTVLLVREYAAGVHRYELGLVKGRIDAGETPEQAADRELKEEAGYGARQVQVLRAMTLAPTYMSHQSWLVLARDLYPERLPGDEPEELDVIPWPLARLDELMLREDFSEGRSLAALFIAREWLERNP from the coding sequence ATGAGCACGCGTCTGCCGACCATCCACAAGATCACCGATCTGGGCGAAGGGCCGTTCCGGCGTCAGCAGCTGGATCTGGAATTTTCCAACGGCGAGCGGCGCCTGTACGAACGTCAGCTCAGCCAGGGCCACGGCGCGGTGGTGGTGGTGCCGATGCTCGATGCGCAGACCGTGCTGCTGGTACGCGAGTACGCCGCTGGCGTGCACCGCTACGAGCTGGGCCTGGTCAAGGGCCGCATCGATGCCGGCGAGACGCCCGAGCAGGCCGCCGACCGCGAGCTCAAGGAAGAAGCCGGCTACGGCGCGCGCCAGGTGCAGGTGCTGCGCGCCATGACGCTTGCTCCTACTTATATGAGTCACCAATCCTGGCTGGTGCTGGCGCGCGACCTCTACCCCGAGCGTCTGCCCGGCGACGAACCCGAAGAACTGGATGTCATCCCCTGGCCCTTGGCACGCCTGGACGAACTGATGCTGCGCGAAGACTTCTCCGAGGGCCGCTCCCTGGCGGCCCTGTTCATTGCGCGCGAGTGGCTGGAGCGCAACCCATGA
- the bioA gene encoding adenosylmethionine--8-amino-7-oxononanoate transaminase: protein MHRHVHEPEILADPAAFEAAEHWRQRDLAVVWHPCTQMREHPHTLPLVPIARGDGAWLIGHDGRHYLDAVSSWWTNLFGHAEPRIGAAIAQQAGRLEQVMLAGFTHAPAVQLAERLLAIAPRQPDRAPLAKVFYADNGSAGVEVALKMAFHYFHNRDEHRRTRFIALENGYHGETIGALSVGDIPLYRRVYAPLLLESIFAPSPDAYLAEPGQSAEDYALQAADALQHLLEQSPGEICALILEPRVQCAGGMRMYHPAYLRRARELCDAHGVFLIADEIATGFGRTGTLFACEQAGVMPDLLCLSKGLTGGFLPLSAVLATQQLYDAFLDDSRERAFLHSHSYTGNPLACAAALATLQIFADDDIIARNQRTAAHMTQLAAQIGEHSAVADVRQAGMIVAFELTQGGDKRTPFPAAARVGLQAYRAALARGVVLRPLGDVLYWMPPYCVDDAQLALLADTTRHAIAKAVACA, encoded by the coding sequence ATGCATCGACATGTTCATGAGCCCGAAATCCTAGCAGACCCGGCAGCCTTCGAAGCTGCCGAACATTGGCGGCAACGCGATCTTGCGGTGGTGTGGCACCCCTGCACCCAGATGCGCGAGCACCCGCACACACTACCCCTGGTGCCGATCGCACGTGGCGACGGCGCCTGGCTGATCGGCCACGATGGCCGCCACTATCTGGATGCGGTCAGCAGCTGGTGGACCAACCTGTTTGGACACGCCGAACCGCGCATCGGCGCGGCCATCGCGCAGCAGGCCGGCAGGTTGGAACAGGTGATGCTGGCCGGCTTCACGCATGCGCCCGCCGTGCAACTGGCCGAGCGGCTGTTGGCCATCGCGCCGCGCCAGCCCGACCGCGCGCCACTGGCCAAGGTGTTCTACGCCGACAATGGCTCGGCCGGGGTGGAAGTCGCCTTGAAGATGGCCTTCCACTATTTCCACAACCGTGACGAGCACCGCCGCACGCGTTTCATCGCGCTGGAGAACGGTTACCACGGCGAGACCATCGGTGCGCTGTCGGTGGGCGACATTCCGCTGTACCGCCGCGTGTACGCGCCGCTGTTGCTGGAATCGATCTTCGCGCCTTCGCCCGATGCGTACCTGGCCGAGCCGGGACAGAGCGCCGAGGACTACGCGTTGCAGGCGGCCGATGCACTGCAGCATCTGCTGGAGCAATCCCCGGGCGAAATCTGCGCCTTGATCCTGGAGCCGCGGGTGCAGTGCGCCGGCGGCATGCGCATGTATCACCCGGCCTACCTGCGCCGCGCGCGCGAACTGTGCGATGCGCATGGCGTGTTCCTGATCGCCGACGAGATCGCCACCGGCTTTGGCCGCACCGGCACCTTGTTCGCCTGCGAACAGGCCGGCGTGATGCCGGATCTGTTGTGCCTGTCGAAAGGACTCACCGGTGGCTTCCTGCCCCTGTCGGCGGTACTGGCCACGCAGCAGCTGTATGACGCGTTTCTGGATGACTCGCGCGAGCGCGCCTTCCTGCATTCGCACAGCTACACCGGCAACCCGCTGGCGTGTGCGGCGGCGCTGGCGACGCTGCAGATCTTCGCCGACGACGACATCATTGCGCGTAACCAACGTACCGCTGCACACATGACCCAGCTCGCTGCGCAGATCGGCGAGCACAGCGCGGTGGCCGACGTGCGCCAGGCCGGCATGATCGTGGCCTTCGAGCTCACCCAGGGCGGCGACAAGCGCACGCCCTTCCCCGCCGCCGCGCGCGTGGGCCTGCAGGCCTACCGCGCTGCATTGGCACGTGGCGTGGTGCTGCGCCCGTTGGGCGACGTGCTGTACTGGATGCCGCCGTATTGCGTGGACGACGCACAGCTTGCGCTGCTTGCCGACACCACCCGCCACGCCATCGCCAAGGCCGTTGCATGCGCCTGA
- a CDS encoding 16S rRNA (uracil(1498)-N(3))-methyltransferase, whose product MRLTRSYVALPLHSGGDVTLPEESANHLLRVLRLREGDACVLFNGDGSDYHARITVAGKREARAVVERVEAVSNEPPLAITLLQGIARGEKMDLILQKATELGVTAVVPVNAERTEVKLDAARLEKRMAHWRSVIVSACEQSGRARIPSLAPPSSLQDAARASDAQALRLTLDPHGEHRLGTLAVQPGQELIVAIGPEGGWSPRDRTTLGEAGFTGLRLGPRILRTETAGLAAIAALQSRFGDL is encoded by the coding sequence ATGCGCCTGACCCGTTCGTATGTTGCATTGCCGCTGCACAGCGGCGGCGATGTCACGCTGCCGGAGGAATCGGCCAACCACCTGCTGCGTGTGCTGCGGCTGCGCGAAGGCGATGCCTGCGTGCTGTTCAATGGCGACGGCAGTGACTACCACGCACGCATCACCGTGGCCGGCAAGCGCGAGGCGCGGGCTGTGGTCGAGCGCGTCGAGGCAGTGAGCAACGAACCGCCGCTGGCAATCACCCTGCTGCAGGGCATTGCGCGCGGCGAGAAGATGGACCTGATTCTGCAGAAAGCCACCGAGCTCGGCGTGACAGCGGTCGTGCCGGTCAATGCCGAGCGCACCGAGGTGAAGTTGGATGCCGCGCGCCTGGAAAAACGCATGGCGCATTGGCGCAGCGTGATTGTCTCGGCCTGCGAGCAATCCGGGCGCGCACGCATTCCCTCGCTGGCACCGCCTTCCTCGCTGCAGGACGCCGCGCGTGCAAGCGATGCACAGGCGCTGCGGTTGACGCTGGACCCGCACGGCGAACATCGCCTGGGCACGCTGGCGGTGCAGCCCGGGCAAGAGCTGATTGTGGCGATTGGCCCGGAAGGCGGCTGGTCACCGCGCGACCGCACAACGCTGGGCGAGGCCGGCTTTACCGGCTTGCGCCTGGGTCCCCGCATCCTGCGCACCGAAACCGCGGGATTGGCAGCGATTGCGGCGCTGCAGTCGCGATTTGGGGATTTGTAG
- a CDS encoding glucokinase family protein: MEAVAFPRPETFVAADVGGTHVRLALACESNDPRKPVTVLDYRKYRCADYPGLAEIMAAFFAELSCAPVRRGVIASAGYALEDGRVITANLPWVLAPEQIRQQLGMQALHLVNDFEAVAYAANYMTGNQVMQLSGPAQGAPGPALVLGPGTGLGAALWIPNGGNSVVLPTEAGHAALAAASDLEVALLQELRRTRTHVATEHFLSGPGLLTLYTALATLRDAPAVHATPAAVTAAALAGDDVLAHEALQTFCGFMGSVVGDMMLLYGVRSGVYLAGGFLPQIADFIARSDFAARLLDKGPLRPALEQVPVRIVEHGQLGVIGAASWFLQHGR; the protein is encoded by the coding sequence ATGGAAGCGGTGGCATTTCCGCGCCCCGAAACCTTCGTTGCCGCCGATGTCGGAGGAACGCATGTGCGCCTGGCGCTGGCCTGCGAGAGCAACGATCCGCGCAAGCCGGTCACCGTGCTGGATTACCGCAAGTACCGCTGCGCTGATTACCCGGGCCTGGCCGAGATCATGGCCGCGTTCTTTGCCGAGCTGTCCTGCGCGCCGGTGCGCCGTGGCGTGATCGCCAGCGCCGGGTATGCACTGGAAGATGGCCGTGTGATCACCGCCAATCTGCCGTGGGTGCTGGCGCCGGAGCAGATCCGCCAGCAGCTCGGCATGCAGGCCTTGCACCTGGTCAACGATTTCGAAGCGGTCGCCTACGCGGCCAATTACATGACCGGCAATCAGGTCATGCAGCTGTCCGGCCCCGCCCAGGGCGCTCCTGGCCCGGCATTGGTGCTCGGCCCGGGCACTGGCCTGGGCGCGGCGCTGTGGATTCCCAATGGGGGGAACTCGGTGGTGCTGCCGACCGAGGCCGGCCACGCCGCACTGGCGGCAGCCAGCGATCTGGAAGTGGCCTTGCTGCAGGAGTTGCGCCGCACGCGCACCCATGTGGCGACCGAACACTTTCTCTCCGGCCCGGGCTTGCTCACGCTGTATACCGCGCTGGCCACGCTGCGCGACGCGCCGGCGGTGCACGCCACCCCGGCTGCGGTCACTGCCGCAGCACTGGCGGGTGACGACGTGCTGGCGCACGAGGCGCTGCAGACGTTCTGCGGTTTCATGGGCAGCGTGGTCGGCGACATGATGCTGTTGTACGGCGTGCGCAGCGGTGTGTATCTGGCCGGTGGTTTCCTGCCGCAGATTGCCGACTTCATCGCCCGCAGCGACTTCGCTGCCCGCTTGCTCGACAAGGGCCCGCTGCGCCCTGCGCTGGAGCAGGTGCCGGTGCGCATCGTCGAACATGGCCAGCTTGGCGTGATCGGTGCCGCCAGCTGGTTCCTGCAGCACGGCCGCTAA